In one window of Methanofollis sp. DNA:
- the cbiB gene encoding adenosylcobinamide-phosphate synthase CbiB yields MVPAALTLGAALALDRIVGDPHTPLHPVALFGRFVGWWGRPSLYPAPLQRTAGVVLWAVSVVLFALPFWCVESFAPALLLLVFSPFLLKATFAWRSLEEHAGAVEAALTSGSLDEGRRAAGMLVSRDTRDLPAEEIRSAAYESVAENLSDSVIAPLFWFAVFAPFGLGLTAAAVYRAINCMDAMLGYTDERARLGWCAARADDIANLLPSRVSGCVGLLYFGLEGRFMPAWRCLLEDRHKRPGFNGGWPMSVLAGGTGVRFAKRGVYQIGPGEKSLAAGGADIIGSVRGITLVFSVFAIIALFLWA; encoded by the coding sequence ATGGTTCCTGCGGCCCTGACCCTGGGTGCGGCCCTCGCCCTCGATCGGATCGTCGGCGACCCGCACACCCCCCTCCACCCTGTCGCCCTCTTCGGGCGGTTCGTGGGCTGGTGGGGGCGGCCGTCTCTCTATCCCGCCCCCCTCCAGCGGACGGCAGGAGTTGTGCTCTGGGCCGTCTCAGTCGTTCTCTTCGCCCTCCCCTTCTGGTGTGTCGAGAGTTTCGCGCCGGCCCTTCTCCTCCTCGTCTTCTCTCCCTTCCTTCTCAAGGCGACCTTTGCCTGGCGCTCCCTGGAGGAGCACGCGGGTGCGGTGGAGGCGGCCCTGACCTCGGGAAGTCTTGACGAGGGGCGCCGGGCGGCCGGGATGCTTGTCTCCCGGGACACCCGCGACCTCCCGGCCGAAGAGATCAGGTCGGCGGCGTACGAGTCGGTCGCAGAGAACCTCTCAGACTCGGTGATCGCCCCGCTCTTCTGGTTCGCCGTCTTCGCGCCCTTCGGCCTCGGCCTCACCGCGGCGGCCGTCTACAGGGCAATCAACTGCATGGACGCGATGCTCGGTTATACCGACGAGCGGGCACGCCTGGGCTGGTGCGCCGCACGGGCCGACGATATCGCAAACCTCCTCCCCTCCAGGGTATCGGGATGTGTCGGCCTCCTGTACTTCGGGTTGGAGGGGAGGTTCATGCCCGCGTGGCGTTGTCTCCTTGAAGACAGGCATAAAAGGCCGGGTTTCAATGGCGGGTGGCCGATGTCCGTCCTCGCCGGCGGGACAGGGGTGCGGTTCGCCAAGAGGGGTGTCTACCAGATCGGTCCGGGTGAGAAGAGCCTTGCAGCGGGTGGGGCCGATATAATCGGTTCAGTCCGCGGAATAACCCTCGTATTTTCGGTTTTTGCGATCATCGCACTATTTTTATGGGCATGA
- a CDS encoding adenylosuccinate synthetase, with amino-acid sequence MSCTIIVGGFFGDEGKGKIVAHIAHQDHPSIISRGGVGPNAGHTVTVGDQNYGVRMIPSGFVYPNAKLCIGSGVLVDPRVFLHEVELLDVADRTFVDGRCGIIEEEHIARDRASAHLSKKIGSTGTGCGPANSDRVLRISRQAKDVPELAPYIIDVAEAVNGAIDAEENVLLEGTQGFGISLYYGTYPFVTSKDTSASQIAADNGVGPTRIDDVIAVFKAYPTRVGEGPFQTEMTAEQSNTLGFQEFGTVTHRLRRIGGWDGKMARYSAMINGCTIAAITGIDHVDPACFGATSYDQLTEKAIAFLDQAEKDIGAPIGLISTGPELSQIVDVRDEL; translated from the coding sequence ATGTCGTGTACGATTATTGTCGGCGGATTTTTCGGGGATGAAGGAAAGGGCAAAATAGTGGCGCATATTGCCCACCAGGACCATCCCTCCATTATTTCCCGGGGCGGGGTCGGCCCCAATGCAGGCCACACTGTCACAGTCGGGGACCAGAACTACGGCGTGCGGATGATCCCGTCCGGTTTCGTCTACCCGAACGCAAAACTCTGCATCGGGAGCGGCGTCCTCGTCGATCCGCGTGTCTTCCTCCATGAGGTGGAGCTCCTTGACGTGGCGGACAGAACCTTTGTCGACGGCCGCTGCGGCATCATCGAGGAGGAGCACATAGCCAGGGACAGGGCAAGCGCCCATCTCTCGAAGAAGATCGGTTCGACCGGCACCGGCTGCGGCCCGGCAAACTCGGACCGCGTCCTGCGCATCTCCAGACAGGCAAAGGACGTCCCCGAACTCGCGCCCTATATCATCGATGTTGCCGAGGCTGTCAACGGCGCCATCGACGCGGAGGAGAATGTCCTCCTCGAAGGGACGCAGGGCTTTGGCATCTCCCTGTACTACGGGACCTATCCCTTTGTGACGAGCAAGGACACTTCCGCGTCCCAGATCGCCGCGGACAACGGTGTCGGCCCGACCAGGATCGACGATGTCATCGCCGTCTTCAAGGCCTACCCGACCCGCGTCGGCGAGGGGCCCTTCCAGACCGAGATGACCGCGGAGCAGTCGAACACCCTCGGCTTCCAGGAGTTCGGCACCGTCACCCACCGTCTCCGCAGGATCGGCGGCTGGGACGGGAAGATGGCCCGGTACTCGGCGATGATCAATGGCTGCACCATCGCCGCGATCACCGGCATCGACCATGTGGACCCGGCCTGTTTCGGTGCGACCTCGTACGATCAGCTCACCGAGAAGGCGATCGCCTTCCTCGACCAGGCCGAGAAGGACATCGGAGCACCGATAGGGCTCATCTCGACCGGCCCCGAGCTCTCGCAGATCGTCGACGTGAGGGATGAACTGTGA
- the pdxT gene encoding pyridoxal 5'-phosphate synthase glutaminase subunit PdxT produces MAGKKVGVLALQGDVSEHIRAFEEALGGEGEVVPVRSPADLAGCDALALPGGESTTIARLIDESGLREAISTFDGGIFATCAGMVLVAAGIGDTRFTPLGIVDIVVDRNAFGRQRESFEADLLVTGLDAPFHAVFIRAPLAVSAGPGVEVLATVPQGIVAVRQGEHMVLSFHPELGGDLRLHRMFLAGL; encoded by the coding sequence GTGGCTGGTAAGAAGGTCGGCGTCCTCGCCCTTCAGGGCGACGTCTCCGAGCATATCAGGGCCTTCGAGGAGGCCCTCGGCGGCGAGGGGGAGGTTGTCCCTGTCCGTTCCCCGGCCGATCTTGCGGGGTGCGACGCCCTTGCCCTGCCCGGCGGGGAGTCGACGACGATCGCCCGCCTGATCGACGAGAGCGGCCTCCGTGAGGCGATCAGCACCTTCGACGGCGGGATCTTCGCGACCTGTGCCGGAATGGTGCTGGTGGCAGCAGGGATCGGCGACACCCGCTTCACCCCTCTCGGCATCGTCGATATCGTCGTGGACAGGAATGCCTTCGGGCGGCAGCGCGAGTCCTTCGAGGCCGACCTCCTGGTGACGGGCCTCGACGCCCCCTTCCACGCGGTCTTTATCAGGGCGCCCCTCGCGGTCAGTGCCGGCCCCGGCGTGGAGGTGCTCGCCACCGTGCCGCAGGGGATCGTGGCGGTGCGGCAGGGGGAGCATATGGTCCTCTCCTTCCATCCCGAACTCGGCGGCGACCTCCGGCTCCACCGGATGTTCCTTGCCGGGCTCTGA
- a CDS encoding methytransferase partner Trm112: MKRSLLPILCCPVCKGDLELRVVEEKDDDVIEGSLVCGACGVEYPIRESIPNLLPKTDQD, from the coding sequence GTGAAGAGGTCCCTCCTCCCGATCCTCTGCTGCCCGGTCTGCAAGGGCGACCTCGAACTCCGCGTGGTCGAGGAGAAGGACGACGACGTCATTGAAGGCTCCCTTGTCTGCGGGGCCTGCGGGGTCGAGTACCCCATCAGGGAGAGCATCCCCAACCTCCTCCCGAAGACCGACCAGGACTGA
- a CDS encoding DUF4405 domain-containing protein produces the protein MRKRQINAIINIGLIISFFVVGLSSIVLFFFLPSGGGGWGWVHAGTGATNLRVFLGVTRGDWVDLHNITGLLFMVLMVVHIVLHIPYYRNIRSCLSSGEKETCDRE, from the coding sequence ATGCGAAAACGACAGATAAACGCAATAATAAACATCGGATTGATCATATCTTTCTTTGTCGTAGGGCTCTCGTCGATAGTGCTTTTTTTCTTCCTTCCATCCGGGGGCGGGGGGTGGGGATGGGTCCATGCCGGCACCGGAGCGACGAACCTCAGGGTATTTCTCGGGGTTACCCGCGGCGACTGGGTGGACCTCCACAACATCACCGGTCTCCTCTTCATGGTCCTGATGGTCGTCCATATCGTCCTGCACATCCCATATTACCGGAACATCAGATCCTGCCTCTCTTCGGGCGAAAAAGAGACGTGCGACCGGGAGTGA
- the pdxS gene encoding pyridoxal 5'-phosphate synthase lyase subunit PdxS: MKLEELRYGTELLKRGFASMQKGGVIMDVVNAEQARIAEEAGAVAVMALERVPADIRKAGGVARMADPEKVLEIIDTVSIPVMGKVRIGHFVEAQVLEAIGVDMIDESEVLTPADEEYHIDKARFTVPFVCGARNLGEAMRRINEGAAMIRTKGEAGTGNVVEAVRHMRAIQGEIRELVGMDEQELRARARAIEAPYEVLAETVKRGRLPVVNFSAGGIATPSDAALMMQMGADGVFVGSGIFKSSNPEKMAKAVVEAVHHYTDAKLIAEVSRGIGDPMKGLDIHELKDEERLQERGW; this comes from the coding sequence ATGAAACTTGAGGAACTGAGGTACGGCACCGAGCTCCTGAAGCGGGGCTTTGCGTCCATGCAGAAGGGCGGGGTGATCATGGACGTGGTGAACGCCGAGCAGGCGCGGATCGCTGAAGAGGCGGGCGCCGTCGCGGTGATGGCCCTGGAAAGGGTTCCCGCGGACATCAGGAAGGCCGGCGGGGTGGCGCGGATGGCCGACCCCGAGAAGGTCCTCGAGATCATCGATACCGTCTCCATCCCGGTGATGGGCAAGGTGCGGATCGGCCACTTTGTCGAGGCGCAGGTCCTTGAAGCGATCGGTGTCGACATGATCGACGAGAGCGAGGTTCTGACCCCGGCCGACGAGGAGTACCACATCGACAAGGCACGCTTCACCGTGCCGTTTGTCTGCGGCGCCCGGAATCTCGGGGAGGCGATGCGCCGGATCAACGAGGGCGCGGCAATGATCAGGACGAAGGGCGAGGCCGGCACCGGCAACGTTGTCGAGGCCGTCCGGCACATGCGGGCTATCCAGGGCGAGATCAGGGAACTTGTCGGCATGGACGAGCAGGAACTCCGTGCCCGCGCCCGCGCGATCGAGGCGCCGTACGAGGTTCTTGCCGAGACGGTGAAGAGAGGCCGTCTCCCTGTCGTGAACTTCTCGGCAGGCGGGATCGCAACCCCGTCGGACGCCGCCCTGATGATGCAGATGGGCGCGGACGGCGTCTTCGTGGGCTCAGGGATCTTCAAGTCCTCGAACCCGGAGAAGATGGCGAAGGCGGTCGTCGAGGCCGTCCACCACTACACGGACGCGAAGCTCATCGCCGAAGTGAGTCGCGGCATCGGCGACCCGATGAAGGGCCTGGATATCCACGAACTGAAAGACGAAGAGAGGCTGCAGGAGCGTGGCTGGTAA